The following proteins come from a genomic window of Cervus canadensis isolate Bull #8, Minnesota chromosome 3, ASM1932006v1, whole genome shotgun sequence:
- the LOC122438853 gene encoding zinc finger and SCAN domain-containing protein 2-like, with protein sequence MTELASSGGGSPAGDGEEGLGDDRGLVIHHPAEEQPHRCPLCGQTFAQQPSLVRHQKAHAGAGRAAAFVCPECGKAFSVKHNLEVHQRTHTGERPFPCPECGRCFSLKQNLLTHQRIHSGEKPHQCAQCGRCFREPRFLLNHQRTHARMPAPHPRRPGVFGERRPYFCARCGKSFAREGSLKTHQRSHGHGPEGQAAHLGRVL encoded by the coding sequence ATGACCGAGCTGGCATCCTCCGGGGGCGGGTCCCCTGCGGGGGACGGGGAGGAGGGCCTGGGGGACGATCGAGGCCTGGTCATCCACCACCCGGCGGAGGAGCAGCCGCACCGCTGCCCGCTGTGTGGCCAGACCTTCGCCCAGCAGCCCAGCCTGGTGCGGCACCAGAAGGCGCACGCCGGGGCGGGCCGAGCAGCCGCCTTCGTGTGCCCGGAGTGCGGCAAGGCCTTCAGCGTCAAGCACAACCTAGAGGTCCATCAGCGCACCCACACGGGCGAGCGGCCCTTCCCCTGCCCCGAGTGCGGGCGCTGCTTCAGCCTCAAGCAGAACCTGCTCACCCACCAGCGCATCCACAGCGGCGAGAAGCCGCACCAGTGCGCGCAGTGCGGCCGCTGCTTCCGCGAGCCGCGCTTCCTGCTCAACCACCAGCGCACCCACGCGCGCATGCCCGCGCCGCACCCGCGCCGCCCCGGCGTCTTCGGGGAGCGCAGGCCCTACTTTTGCGCCCGCTGTGGCAAGAGCTTCGCGCGGGAGGGCTCGCTGAAGACCCACCAGCGCAGTCACGGCCACGGGCCCGAGGGCCAGGCGGCCCATTTAGGCCGCGTGCTCTGA
- the ZNF775 gene encoding zinc finger protein 775 isoform X2: MIHVHSSVSVGAGSVCLFYFLQIPAPSAVRRAAGVGPRVAQRLDRFQRARLRGGQAGSWADADGPLGMENGLVGGTDGLVMKIKQETPEWLLQTQAELSQKDKENIFRRRRVPAPCQTAARKPRAWGRPDETGGPRWAPPPEQDVGPAGQAPGAAPGPRSPALPAGEGHFVCPDCGKRFSWWSSLKIHQRTHTGEKPYPCGKCGKSFSQKPNLARHQRHHTGERPFCCPECARRFSQKQHLLKHQKTHSRPATHPCPECARCFRHQVGLRIHQRAHARDRQGARAGLPALRRNAAAPRSRRPRPGPQRGRPEWAWLGLGQGWWRPPGARPAAPGEPRQFICNECGKSFTWWSSLNIHQRIHTGERPYPCPECGRRFSQKPNLTRHLRNHTGERPHPCAHCGRRFRQKQHLLKHQRTHQPGARAAPRPGRAALRAHPRARSAAAAVPPPAQAVPGLSPPPRGPSPARGPGDLPWGRARPGAPGEPRQFICNECGKSFSWWSALTIHQRIHTGERPYPCPECGRRFSQKPNLTRHRRNHTGERPYLCASCGRGFSQKQHLLKHQRVHLGALAPTISARGDAL, translated from the exons GCGGCCAGGCAGGGAGCTGGGCTGATGCAGACGGGCCTCTGGGGATGGAGAATGGCCTGGTTGGCGGCACAG ATGGGCTGGTGATGAAGATCAAGCAGGAGACGCCCGAGTGGCTGCTGCAGACGCAGGCCGAGCTTTCGCAGAAGGATAAGGAGAACATTTTCCGGCGCCGTCGGGTGCCCGCGCCATGCCAGACGGCGGCGAGGAAGCCTCGAGCCTGGGGGCGCCCGGACGAGACAGGGGGTCCAAGATGGGCCCCTCCCCCTGAGCAGGACGTGGGGCCGGCAGGCCAGGCTCCGGGGGCGGCTCCCGGCCCCCGGAGCCCGGCTCTTCCTGCCGGCGAGGGTCACTTTGTGTGCCCGGACTGCGGTAAGAGGTTCAGCTGGTGGTCGTCGCTGAAGATCCACCAGCGCAcgcacacgggcgagaagccGTACCCGTGCGGCAAGTGTGGCAAGAGCTTCAGCCAGAAGCCCAACCTGGCGCGCCACCAAAGGCACCACACGGGCGAGCGGCCTTTCTGCTGCCCCGAGTGCGCCCGGCGCTTCAGCCAGAAGCAGCACCTGCTCAAGCACCAGAAGACCCACTCCCGGCCCGCCACCCACCCGTGCCCTGAGTGCGCTCGCTGCTTCCGCCACCAGGTGGGCCTCCGCATCCACCAGCGTGCGCACGCGCGGGACCGCCAGGGTGCCCGCGCCGGGCTGCCGGCACTGCGGCGGAACGCCGCGGCACCCCGGAGCCGGCGCCCGCGGCCGGGGCCCCAGCGGGGCCGCCCCGAGTGGGCCTGGCTGGGGCTCGGCCAGGGCTGGTGGCGCCCTCCCGGGGCCCGGCCCGCCGCCCCCGGCGAGCCGCGCCAGTTCATCTGCAACGAGTGCGGCAAGAGCTTCACGTGGTGGTCGTCGCTGAACATCCACCAGCGCATCCACACGGGCGAGCGGCCCTACCCCTGCCCCGAGTGCGGCCGCCGCTTCAGCCAGAAGCCCAACCTGACCCGCCACCTGCGCAACCACACGGGCGAGCGGCCGCACCCCTGCGCGCACTGCGGCCGCCGCTTCCGCCAGAAGCAGCACCTGCTGAAGCACCAGCGCACGCACCAGCCCGGTGCCCGGgccgcgccccgccccggccgCGCCGCACTGCGAGCCCACCCTCGCGCGCGCTCCGCGGCGGCTGCCGTCCCGCCACCCGCCCAGGCCGTACCTGGCCTGTCGCCGCCGCCCCGGGGCCCCTCGCCCGCCCGGGGACCCGGGGACCTGCCGTGGGGCCGGGCGCGGCCCGGGGCGCCGGGCGAGCCGCGCCAGTTCATCTGCAACGAGTGCGGCAAGAGCTTCTCGTGGTGGTCGGCGCTCACCATCCACCAGCGCATCCACACTGGCGAGCGGCCCTACCCCTGCCCCGAGTGCGGCCGCCGCTTCAGCCAGAAGCCCAACCTGACGCGCCACCGGCGCAACCACACGGGCGAGCGGCCCTACTTGTGCGCCTCCTGCGGCCGCGGCTTCAGCCAGAAGCAGCACCTCCTCAAGCACCAGCGCGTTCACCTGGGGGCTCTGGCGCCCACCATCAGCGCCAGGGGAGACGCGCTCTAG
- the ZNF775 gene encoding zinc finger protein 775 isoform X3: MENGLVGGTADGLVMKIKQETPEWLLQTQAELSQKDKENIFRRRRVPAPCQTAARKPRAWGRPDETGGPRWAPPPEQDVGPAGQAPGAAPGPRSPALPAGEGHFVCPDCGKRFSWWSSLKIHQRTHTGEKPYPCGKCGKSFSQKPNLARHQRHHTGERPFCCPECARRFSQKQHLLKHQKTHSRPATHPCPECARCFRHQVGLRIHQRAHARDRQGARAGLPALRRNAAAPRSRRPRPGPQRGRPEWAWLGLGQGWWRPPGARPAAPGEPRQFICNECGKSFTWWSSLNIHQRIHTGERPYPCPECGRRFSQKPNLTRHLRNHTGERPHPCAHCGRRFRQKQHLLKHQRTHQPGARAAPRPGRAALRAHPRARSAAAAVPPPAQAVPGLSPPPRGPSPARGPGDLPWGRARPGAPGEPRQFICNECGKSFSWWSALTIHQRIHTGERPYPCPECGRRFSQKPNLTRHRRNHTGERPYLCASCGRGFSQKQHLLKHQRVHLGALAPTISARGDAL, translated from the exons ATGGAGAATGGCCTGGTTGGCGGCACAG CAGATGGGCTGGTGATGAAGATCAAGCAGGAGACGCCCGAGTGGCTGCTGCAGACGCAGGCCGAGCTTTCGCAGAAGGATAAGGAGAACATTTTCCGGCGCCGTCGGGTGCCCGCGCCATGCCAGACGGCGGCGAGGAAGCCTCGAGCCTGGGGGCGCCCGGACGAGACAGGGGGTCCAAGATGGGCCCCTCCCCCTGAGCAGGACGTGGGGCCGGCAGGCCAGGCTCCGGGGGCGGCTCCCGGCCCCCGGAGCCCGGCTCTTCCTGCCGGCGAGGGTCACTTTGTGTGCCCGGACTGCGGTAAGAGGTTCAGCTGGTGGTCGTCGCTGAAGATCCACCAGCGCAcgcacacgggcgagaagccGTACCCGTGCGGCAAGTGTGGCAAGAGCTTCAGCCAGAAGCCCAACCTGGCGCGCCACCAAAGGCACCACACGGGCGAGCGGCCTTTCTGCTGCCCCGAGTGCGCCCGGCGCTTCAGCCAGAAGCAGCACCTGCTCAAGCACCAGAAGACCCACTCCCGGCCCGCCACCCACCCGTGCCCTGAGTGCGCTCGCTGCTTCCGCCACCAGGTGGGCCTCCGCATCCACCAGCGTGCGCACGCGCGGGACCGCCAGGGTGCCCGCGCCGGGCTGCCGGCACTGCGGCGGAACGCCGCGGCACCCCGGAGCCGGCGCCCGCGGCCGGGGCCCCAGCGGGGCCGCCCCGAGTGGGCCTGGCTGGGGCTCGGCCAGGGCTGGTGGCGCCCTCCCGGGGCCCGGCCCGCCGCCCCCGGCGAGCCGCGCCAGTTCATCTGCAACGAGTGCGGCAAGAGCTTCACGTGGTGGTCGTCGCTGAACATCCACCAGCGCATCCACACGGGCGAGCGGCCCTACCCCTGCCCCGAGTGCGGCCGCCGCTTCAGCCAGAAGCCCAACCTGACCCGCCACCTGCGCAACCACACGGGCGAGCGGCCGCACCCCTGCGCGCACTGCGGCCGCCGCTTCCGCCAGAAGCAGCACCTGCTGAAGCACCAGCGCACGCACCAGCCCGGTGCCCGGgccgcgccccgccccggccgCGCCGCACTGCGAGCCCACCCTCGCGCGCGCTCCGCGGCGGCTGCCGTCCCGCCACCCGCCCAGGCCGTACCTGGCCTGTCGCCGCCGCCCCGGGGCCCCTCGCCCGCCCGGGGACCCGGGGACCTGCCGTGGGGCCGGGCGCGGCCCGGGGCGCCGGGCGAGCCGCGCCAGTTCATCTGCAACGAGTGCGGCAAGAGCTTCTCGTGGTGGTCGGCGCTCACCATCCACCAGCGCATCCACACTGGCGAGCGGCCCTACCCCTGCCCCGAGTGCGGCCGCCGCTTCAGCCAGAAGCCCAACCTGACGCGCCACCGGCGCAACCACACGGGCGAGCGGCCCTACTTGTGCGCCTCCTGCGGCCGCGGCTTCAGCCAGAAGCAGCACCTCCTCAAGCACCAGCGCGTTCACCTGGGGGCTCTGGCGCCCACCATCAGCGCCAGGGGAGACGCGCTCTAG
- the ZNF775 gene encoding zinc finger protein 775 isoform X4 encodes MENGLVGGTDGLVMKIKQETPEWLLQTQAELSQKDKENIFRRRRVPAPCQTAARKPRAWGRPDETGGPRWAPPPEQDVGPAGQAPGAAPGPRSPALPAGEGHFVCPDCGKRFSWWSSLKIHQRTHTGEKPYPCGKCGKSFSQKPNLARHQRHHTGERPFCCPECARRFSQKQHLLKHQKTHSRPATHPCPECARCFRHQVGLRIHQRAHARDRQGARAGLPALRRNAAAPRSRRPRPGPQRGRPEWAWLGLGQGWWRPPGARPAAPGEPRQFICNECGKSFTWWSSLNIHQRIHTGERPYPCPECGRRFSQKPNLTRHLRNHTGERPHPCAHCGRRFRQKQHLLKHQRTHQPGARAAPRPGRAALRAHPRARSAAAAVPPPAQAVPGLSPPPRGPSPARGPGDLPWGRARPGAPGEPRQFICNECGKSFSWWSALTIHQRIHTGERPYPCPECGRRFSQKPNLTRHRRNHTGERPYLCASCGRGFSQKQHLLKHQRVHLGALAPTISARGDAL; translated from the exons ATGGAGAATGGCCTGGTTGGCGGCACAG ATGGGCTGGTGATGAAGATCAAGCAGGAGACGCCCGAGTGGCTGCTGCAGACGCAGGCCGAGCTTTCGCAGAAGGATAAGGAGAACATTTTCCGGCGCCGTCGGGTGCCCGCGCCATGCCAGACGGCGGCGAGGAAGCCTCGAGCCTGGGGGCGCCCGGACGAGACAGGGGGTCCAAGATGGGCCCCTCCCCCTGAGCAGGACGTGGGGCCGGCAGGCCAGGCTCCGGGGGCGGCTCCCGGCCCCCGGAGCCCGGCTCTTCCTGCCGGCGAGGGTCACTTTGTGTGCCCGGACTGCGGTAAGAGGTTCAGCTGGTGGTCGTCGCTGAAGATCCACCAGCGCAcgcacacgggcgagaagccGTACCCGTGCGGCAAGTGTGGCAAGAGCTTCAGCCAGAAGCCCAACCTGGCGCGCCACCAAAGGCACCACACGGGCGAGCGGCCTTTCTGCTGCCCCGAGTGCGCCCGGCGCTTCAGCCAGAAGCAGCACCTGCTCAAGCACCAGAAGACCCACTCCCGGCCCGCCACCCACCCGTGCCCTGAGTGCGCTCGCTGCTTCCGCCACCAGGTGGGCCTCCGCATCCACCAGCGTGCGCACGCGCGGGACCGCCAGGGTGCCCGCGCCGGGCTGCCGGCACTGCGGCGGAACGCCGCGGCACCCCGGAGCCGGCGCCCGCGGCCGGGGCCCCAGCGGGGCCGCCCCGAGTGGGCCTGGCTGGGGCTCGGCCAGGGCTGGTGGCGCCCTCCCGGGGCCCGGCCCGCCGCCCCCGGCGAGCCGCGCCAGTTCATCTGCAACGAGTGCGGCAAGAGCTTCACGTGGTGGTCGTCGCTGAACATCCACCAGCGCATCCACACGGGCGAGCGGCCCTACCCCTGCCCCGAGTGCGGCCGCCGCTTCAGCCAGAAGCCCAACCTGACCCGCCACCTGCGCAACCACACGGGCGAGCGGCCGCACCCCTGCGCGCACTGCGGCCGCCGCTTCCGCCAGAAGCAGCACCTGCTGAAGCACCAGCGCACGCACCAGCCCGGTGCCCGGgccgcgccccgccccggccgCGCCGCACTGCGAGCCCACCCTCGCGCGCGCTCCGCGGCGGCTGCCGTCCCGCCACCCGCCCAGGCCGTACCTGGCCTGTCGCCGCCGCCCCGGGGCCCCTCGCCCGCCCGGGGACCCGGGGACCTGCCGTGGGGCCGGGCGCGGCCCGGGGCGCCGGGCGAGCCGCGCCAGTTCATCTGCAACGAGTGCGGCAAGAGCTTCTCGTGGTGGTCGGCGCTCACCATCCACCAGCGCATCCACACTGGCGAGCGGCCCTACCCCTGCCCCGAGTGCGGCCGCCGCTTCAGCCAGAAGCCCAACCTGACGCGCCACCGGCGCAACCACACGGGCGAGCGGCCCTACTTGTGCGCCTCCTGCGGCCGCGGCTTCAGCCAGAAGCAGCACCTCCTCAAGCACCAGCGCGTTCACCTGGGGGCTCTGGCGCCCACCATCAGCGCCAGGGGAGACGCGCTCTAG
- the ZNF775 gene encoding zinc finger protein 775 isoform X1 — MIHVHSSVSVGAGSVCLFYFLQIPAPSAVRRAAGVGPRVAQRLDRFQRARLRGGQAGSWADADGPLGMENGLVGGTADGLVMKIKQETPEWLLQTQAELSQKDKENIFRRRRVPAPCQTAARKPRAWGRPDETGGPRWAPPPEQDVGPAGQAPGAAPGPRSPALPAGEGHFVCPDCGKRFSWWSSLKIHQRTHTGEKPYPCGKCGKSFSQKPNLARHQRHHTGERPFCCPECARRFSQKQHLLKHQKTHSRPATHPCPECARCFRHQVGLRIHQRAHARDRQGARAGLPALRRNAAAPRSRRPRPGPQRGRPEWAWLGLGQGWWRPPGARPAAPGEPRQFICNECGKSFTWWSSLNIHQRIHTGERPYPCPECGRRFSQKPNLTRHLRNHTGERPHPCAHCGRRFRQKQHLLKHQRTHQPGARAAPRPGRAALRAHPRARSAAAAVPPPAQAVPGLSPPPRGPSPARGPGDLPWGRARPGAPGEPRQFICNECGKSFSWWSALTIHQRIHTGERPYPCPECGRRFSQKPNLTRHRRNHTGERPYLCASCGRGFSQKQHLLKHQRVHLGALAPTISARGDAL; from the exons GCGGCCAGGCAGGGAGCTGGGCTGATGCAGACGGGCCTCTGGGGATGGAGAATGGCCTGGTTGGCGGCACAG CAGATGGGCTGGTGATGAAGATCAAGCAGGAGACGCCCGAGTGGCTGCTGCAGACGCAGGCCGAGCTTTCGCAGAAGGATAAGGAGAACATTTTCCGGCGCCGTCGGGTGCCCGCGCCATGCCAGACGGCGGCGAGGAAGCCTCGAGCCTGGGGGCGCCCGGACGAGACAGGGGGTCCAAGATGGGCCCCTCCCCCTGAGCAGGACGTGGGGCCGGCAGGCCAGGCTCCGGGGGCGGCTCCCGGCCCCCGGAGCCCGGCTCTTCCTGCCGGCGAGGGTCACTTTGTGTGCCCGGACTGCGGTAAGAGGTTCAGCTGGTGGTCGTCGCTGAAGATCCACCAGCGCAcgcacacgggcgagaagccGTACCCGTGCGGCAAGTGTGGCAAGAGCTTCAGCCAGAAGCCCAACCTGGCGCGCCACCAAAGGCACCACACGGGCGAGCGGCCTTTCTGCTGCCCCGAGTGCGCCCGGCGCTTCAGCCAGAAGCAGCACCTGCTCAAGCACCAGAAGACCCACTCCCGGCCCGCCACCCACCCGTGCCCTGAGTGCGCTCGCTGCTTCCGCCACCAGGTGGGCCTCCGCATCCACCAGCGTGCGCACGCGCGGGACCGCCAGGGTGCCCGCGCCGGGCTGCCGGCACTGCGGCGGAACGCCGCGGCACCCCGGAGCCGGCGCCCGCGGCCGGGGCCCCAGCGGGGCCGCCCCGAGTGGGCCTGGCTGGGGCTCGGCCAGGGCTGGTGGCGCCCTCCCGGGGCCCGGCCCGCCGCCCCCGGCGAGCCGCGCCAGTTCATCTGCAACGAGTGCGGCAAGAGCTTCACGTGGTGGTCGTCGCTGAACATCCACCAGCGCATCCACACGGGCGAGCGGCCCTACCCCTGCCCCGAGTGCGGCCGCCGCTTCAGCCAGAAGCCCAACCTGACCCGCCACCTGCGCAACCACACGGGCGAGCGGCCGCACCCCTGCGCGCACTGCGGCCGCCGCTTCCGCCAGAAGCAGCACCTGCTGAAGCACCAGCGCACGCACCAGCCCGGTGCCCGGgccgcgccccgccccggccgCGCCGCACTGCGAGCCCACCCTCGCGCGCGCTCCGCGGCGGCTGCCGTCCCGCCACCCGCCCAGGCCGTACCTGGCCTGTCGCCGCCGCCCCGGGGCCCCTCGCCCGCCCGGGGACCCGGGGACCTGCCGTGGGGCCGGGCGCGGCCCGGGGCGCCGGGCGAGCCGCGCCAGTTCATCTGCAACGAGTGCGGCAAGAGCTTCTCGTGGTGGTCGGCGCTCACCATCCACCAGCGCATCCACACTGGCGAGCGGCCCTACCCCTGCCCCGAGTGCGGCCGCCGCTTCAGCCAGAAGCCCAACCTGACGCGCCACCGGCGCAACCACACGGGCGAGCGGCCCTACTTGTGCGCCTCCTGCGGCCGCGGCTTCAGCCAGAAGCAGCACCTCCTCAAGCACCAGCGCGTTCACCTGGGGGCTCTGGCGCCCACCATCAGCGCCAGGGGAGACGCGCTCTAG
- the ZNF775 gene encoding zinc finger protein 775 isoform X5, with protein sequence MKIKQETPEWLLQTQAELSQKDKENIFRRRRVPAPCQTAARKPRAWGRPDETGGPRWAPPPEQDVGPAGQAPGAAPGPRSPALPAGEGHFVCPDCGKRFSWWSSLKIHQRTHTGEKPYPCGKCGKSFSQKPNLARHQRHHTGERPFCCPECARRFSQKQHLLKHQKTHSRPATHPCPECARCFRHQVGLRIHQRAHARDRQGARAGLPALRRNAAAPRSRRPRPGPQRGRPEWAWLGLGQGWWRPPGARPAAPGEPRQFICNECGKSFTWWSSLNIHQRIHTGERPYPCPECGRRFSQKPNLTRHLRNHTGERPHPCAHCGRRFRQKQHLLKHQRTHQPGARAAPRPGRAALRAHPRARSAAAAVPPPAQAVPGLSPPPRGPSPARGPGDLPWGRARPGAPGEPRQFICNECGKSFSWWSALTIHQRIHTGERPYPCPECGRRFSQKPNLTRHRRNHTGERPYLCASCGRGFSQKQHLLKHQRVHLGALAPTISARGDAL encoded by the coding sequence ATGAAGATCAAGCAGGAGACGCCCGAGTGGCTGCTGCAGACGCAGGCCGAGCTTTCGCAGAAGGATAAGGAGAACATTTTCCGGCGCCGTCGGGTGCCCGCGCCATGCCAGACGGCGGCGAGGAAGCCTCGAGCCTGGGGGCGCCCGGACGAGACAGGGGGTCCAAGATGGGCCCCTCCCCCTGAGCAGGACGTGGGGCCGGCAGGCCAGGCTCCGGGGGCGGCTCCCGGCCCCCGGAGCCCGGCTCTTCCTGCCGGCGAGGGTCACTTTGTGTGCCCGGACTGCGGTAAGAGGTTCAGCTGGTGGTCGTCGCTGAAGATCCACCAGCGCAcgcacacgggcgagaagccGTACCCGTGCGGCAAGTGTGGCAAGAGCTTCAGCCAGAAGCCCAACCTGGCGCGCCACCAAAGGCACCACACGGGCGAGCGGCCTTTCTGCTGCCCCGAGTGCGCCCGGCGCTTCAGCCAGAAGCAGCACCTGCTCAAGCACCAGAAGACCCACTCCCGGCCCGCCACCCACCCGTGCCCTGAGTGCGCTCGCTGCTTCCGCCACCAGGTGGGCCTCCGCATCCACCAGCGTGCGCACGCGCGGGACCGCCAGGGTGCCCGCGCCGGGCTGCCGGCACTGCGGCGGAACGCCGCGGCACCCCGGAGCCGGCGCCCGCGGCCGGGGCCCCAGCGGGGCCGCCCCGAGTGGGCCTGGCTGGGGCTCGGCCAGGGCTGGTGGCGCCCTCCCGGGGCCCGGCCCGCCGCCCCCGGCGAGCCGCGCCAGTTCATCTGCAACGAGTGCGGCAAGAGCTTCACGTGGTGGTCGTCGCTGAACATCCACCAGCGCATCCACACGGGCGAGCGGCCCTACCCCTGCCCCGAGTGCGGCCGCCGCTTCAGCCAGAAGCCCAACCTGACCCGCCACCTGCGCAACCACACGGGCGAGCGGCCGCACCCCTGCGCGCACTGCGGCCGCCGCTTCCGCCAGAAGCAGCACCTGCTGAAGCACCAGCGCACGCACCAGCCCGGTGCCCGGgccgcgccccgccccggccgCGCCGCACTGCGAGCCCACCCTCGCGCGCGCTCCGCGGCGGCTGCCGTCCCGCCACCCGCCCAGGCCGTACCTGGCCTGTCGCCGCCGCCCCGGGGCCCCTCGCCCGCCCGGGGACCCGGGGACCTGCCGTGGGGCCGGGCGCGGCCCGGGGCGCCGGGCGAGCCGCGCCAGTTCATCTGCAACGAGTGCGGCAAGAGCTTCTCGTGGTGGTCGGCGCTCACCATCCACCAGCGCATCCACACTGGCGAGCGGCCCTACCCCTGCCCCGAGTGCGGCCGCCGCTTCAGCCAGAAGCCCAACCTGACGCGCCACCGGCGCAACCACACGGGCGAGCGGCCCTACTTGTGCGCCTCCTGCGGCCGCGGCTTCAGCCAGAAGCAGCACCTCCTCAAGCACCAGCGCGTTCACCTGGGGGCTCTGGCGCCCACCATCAGCGCCAGGGGAGACGCGCTCTAG